A part of Halobaculum sp. MBLA0143 genomic DNA contains:
- a CDS encoding MaoC/PaaZ C-terminal domain-containing protein — protein MRHYENVTVGHTETFGSYEVSREEMLTFAEQYDPQWFHTDPERASAESPYGGVIASGWQTASLTMRLLVDNVLSEAATVGAKGVDRLRWPAPVRPGDTLACRYEVLEKEPEHPGRGLVRAETETYRVGDGEAADGDDDGELVFRMEGLVMYRRREGRE, from the coding sequence GTGCGACACTACGAGAACGTGACCGTCGGTCACACGGAGACGTTCGGCAGCTACGAAGTGAGCCGCGAGGAGATGTTGACGTTCGCCGAGCAGTACGACCCACAGTGGTTCCACACGGACCCGGAGCGCGCCAGCGCGGAGTCGCCGTACGGCGGCGTGATCGCCTCCGGCTGGCAGACGGCGAGTCTGACGATGCGGCTGCTCGTGGACAACGTGCTGTCCGAGGCGGCGACAGTCGGCGCGAAGGGCGTCGACCGACTCCGGTGGCCCGCGCCGGTGCGACCGGGCGACACCCTGGCGTGTCGCTACGAGGTGTTGGAGAAGGAGCCGGAACACCCAGGCCGCGGGCTCGTCCGAGCGGAGACGGAGACGTACCGCGTCGGCGACGGCGAGGCCGCGGACGGGGACGACGACGGCGAACTCGTGTTCCGGATGGAGGGGTTGGTGATGTACCGACGGCGGGAGGGTAGGGAGTGA
- a CDS encoding heme-copper oxidase subunit III, with protein sequence MATETDDHGDDHHLPAVEDWPRGFGEASWWPFVTALGAAGLYVGAALFLMGRADVGGVPSVAGPAVVVGSVGTFLVGLYGWLYHAFVSNFWERGASEHGANKLRWGMIAFLGSEVATFSAGFTYFFFIRSNPVAWPPGNLPHLLSSLVLVNTGLLIVSSFTLHAAHTAIRKDKFRQFTAWLAVTFLLGVVFLGGQVLEYYEFLVNEGFTLTDGVFGSAFYGLTGLHGLHVSLGAVLIGIVFVRALRGQYSAERHVSVTTVSMYWHFVDAIWILLVVVLYVGAAVGA encoded by the coding sequence ATGGCTACGGAGACAGACGACCACGGGGACGACCACCACCTCCCGGCGGTCGAGGACTGGCCGCGTGGGTTCGGCGAGGCGTCCTGGTGGCCGTTCGTGACGGCGCTTGGTGCAGCCGGGCTCTACGTCGGCGCGGCGTTGTTCCTGATGGGGCGTGCCGACGTGGGCGGGGTTCCGTCCGTCGCGGGGCCGGCGGTCGTCGTCGGCTCGGTGGGCACGTTCCTCGTCGGGCTGTACGGCTGGCTCTACCACGCGTTCGTCAGCAACTTCTGGGAGCGTGGCGCGAGCGAACACGGCGCGAACAAGCTCCGCTGGGGGATGATCGCCTTCCTCGGCTCCGAGGTGGCGACGTTCTCGGCCGGGTTCACCTACTTCTTCTTCATCAGGTCGAACCCCGTCGCGTGGCCCCCGGGGAACCTCCCACACCTGTTGTCCTCGCTCGTGCTCGTCAACACGGGACTGCTGATCGTCTCGTCGTTCACTCTCCACGCCGCTCACACGGCCATCCGGAAGGACAAGTTCCGCCAGTTCACTGCCTGGCTCGCCGTCACGTTCCTCCTGGGCGTGGTGTTCCTGGGCGGTCAGGTGCTGGAGTACTACGAGTTCCTCGTCAACGAGGGGTTCACCCTGACCGACGGTGTGTTCGGCTCGGCGTTCTACGGCTTGACGGGGCTCCACGGGCTCCATGTCTCGCTCGGTGCCGTCCTGATCGGGATCGTGTTCGTCCGCGCACTCCGGGGACAGTACTCCGCCGAGCGGCACGTCTCCGTCACCACCGTCTCGATGTACTGGCACTTCGTGGACGCGATCTGGATCCTGCTCGTGGTCGTGCTGTACGTCGGCGCCGCCGTGGGCGCGTAG
- a CDS encoding 2Fe-2S iron-sulfur cluster-binding protein gives MPTVSFRGREIGCERGDRLRTVLREAGLSPHSDGADRLNCRGFGSCGTCAVAVSGAVSEPTRRERLRLSVPPHDGDGELRLACQTRVLGDVTVQKFPGFWGQHTDEPPLSGDEPPQGDDGAAEP, from the coding sequence GTGCCGACCGTCAGCTTCCGCGGCCGGGAGATCGGCTGTGAGCGTGGCGACCGGCTCCGGACGGTGTTGCGCGAGGCGGGGCTGTCCCCGCACAGCGACGGCGCCGACCGGCTGAACTGCCGCGGGTTCGGCTCCTGTGGCACCTGTGCCGTCGCGGTGAGCGGCGCCGTCTCCGAGCCGACCCGCCGGGAACGACTCCGCCTGTCCGTCCCGCCTCACGACGGGGACGGCGAGCTCCGACTCGCCTGCCAGACCCGAGTGCTCGGCGACGTGACCGTCCAGAAGTTCCCCGGGTTCTGGGGTCAACACACGGACGAGCCGCCGCTGTCCGGCGACGAGCCGCCGCAGGGCGACGACGGAGCCGCGGAGCCGTGA
- the hflX gene encoding GTPase HflX encodes MRAVVAKRYEHDDADLSEIAGLAEAAGYEIAATRTQKRTEDAAFHFGEGKVEELAAVCAREDADTLIVDNEVGPYQKYNVGKTVPEGVEVVDRFTLILEIFGQRAQTRKAQLQVELAELRYELPRAEAKTSLAKRDERPGFMGLGEYDESRERDIKAQISRIRDELDQIAEQEETRRERRRESGFDLVALAGYTNAGKSTLLRRLADALDIDENADRHPDLDDTAESEDRLFTTLGTTTRRADTGKREVLVTDTVGFISDLPHWLVDSFHSTLASVYHADLVLLVVDASEPVAEMREKLVTSHDTLYERNEAPIVTVFNKTDQVDDDELRHKRDALSSLAPTPVAVSGLTGDNVGRLRARIEDELPDWTDERLLLPVSDDAMSLVSWVHDNGHVTEESYDGDQVELVFEAPPSIVQQARSRAADLEGTAAVGGAVVDHRGDDHSHSEDTGDESTPPSPPRRR; translated from the coding sequence GTGAGGGCAGTCGTCGCCAAGCGGTACGAACACGATGACGCGGACCTCTCGGAGATCGCCGGGCTCGCAGAGGCGGCGGGCTACGAGATCGCCGCCACACGAACCCAGAAACGGACGGAAGACGCCGCCTTCCACTTCGGCGAGGGGAAAGTCGAGGAGCTCGCGGCCGTCTGTGCCCGCGAGGACGCCGACACCCTGATCGTCGACAACGAAGTGGGCCCCTACCAGAAGTACAACGTCGGCAAGACGGTGCCGGAGGGGGTCGAGGTGGTCGACCGCTTCACCCTCATCCTGGAGATCTTCGGCCAGCGTGCCCAGACCCGGAAGGCACAGCTCCAGGTGGAGTTGGCGGAGCTGCGGTACGAACTCCCCCGAGCGGAGGCGAAGACCAGCCTCGCGAAGCGCGACGAACGACCGGGGTTCATGGGGCTCGGGGAGTACGACGAGTCCCGCGAACGCGACATCAAGGCCCAGATCTCCCGAATTCGGGACGAACTCGACCAGATCGCCGAACAGGAGGAGACGCGCCGCGAGCGTCGCCGAGAGTCGGGCTTCGACTTGGTGGCGCTGGCAGGCTACACGAACGCCGGCAAGTCCACGTTGTTGCGCCGACTCGCAGACGCGTTGGACATCGACGAGAACGCCGACCGACACCCGGACTTAGACGACACCGCCGAGTCGGAGGATCGACTGTTCACCACGCTCGGGACGACCACTCGGCGAGCGGACACGGGCAAACGCGAGGTGCTCGTGACGGACACCGTCGGGTTCATCTCCGATCTGCCCCACTGGCTCGTCGACTCCTTCCACTCGACGCTGGCGTCCGTCTACCACGCGGACCTGGTGTTGCTCGTCGTCGACGCCAGCGAGCCGGTGGCGGAGATGCGCGAGAAGCTCGTCACCTCCCACGACACGCTGTACGAGCGCAACGAGGCGCCCATCGTCACCGTGTTCAACAAGACCGACCAGGTGGACGACGACGAACTCCGCCACAAACGAGACGCGCTGTCGTCGCTGGCGCCCACTCCCGTGGCCGTCTCCGGGCTGACGGGCGACAACGTCGGTCGCCTCCGCGCCCGGATCGAAGACGAGCTCCCAGACTGGACGGACGAACGGCTCCTCCTCCCCGTCTCCGACGACGCGATGAGTCTGGTGTCGTGGGTCCACGACAACGGCCACGTCACGGAGGAGTCGTACGACGGCGACCAGGTGGAGCTCGTCTTCGAGGCACCGCCGTCGATCGTCCAACAGGCCCGCTCCCGTGCGGCCGACCTGGAGGGGACGGCCGCGGTCGGCGGTGCCGTCGTCGACCACCGGGGTGACGACCACTCCCACAGCGAGGACACCGGCGACGAGTCGACACCGCCCAGCCCCCCCCGCCGGAGGTGA
- a CDS encoding PAS domain-containing protein, with product MSESDGGTAAAAEVALDRMADGFVAVDREWRVTFVNERVSELLGRDNMPERGTSLWDAYPGLEDSPFGEAYHRALDTGEQQTVEAYYDHLDGWFRATVYPDDDGLSIYFQDVTQRRRLEENLRRENELRERVFETTPTGVVVLDADGVFRRANERATELLGLSPFDLGTVAFDDSRWEAFDGAGEPLSEYPVERVLETGEPVEEFEHGFTRPDGERRWLSVSAAPLHDSDGNVDRIVLVVDDHTAKRRLESRLRDNEATLRRVYEVAGDPELSFEEKLQELLSAASERLDVEIGFLTRIESDTQTFVETVGDYDPIQPGETCPLSEAYCRRTVESDGLLTVRDAESQGWAGTPPHDVFGLGSYVGGKVIVDGELYGTLCFADETPREEAFSDTEVTLVELLTQWVSYELGRRRSRERVERKNERLDEFASVLSHDLRNPLNVAAARVEMATETGDADHLADAAGALDRMDELIDDVLSLARHGERVVDAEPVAVGDAAERAWAGVGGSDDPDATLRLRDPPTVRGDESRIVQLFEKLLGNATDHAGPTPTVTVGRLDDDDGFYVEDDGPGVPTDHRDDVFDRGFSTDDDGTGFGLGIVEEIADAHDWTVRVADVDDGARFEVLAPVVEPFDG from the coding sequence GTGAGTGAGTCCGACGGGGGGACGGCGGCGGCCGCAGAGGTCGCGCTCGACCGGATGGCCGACGGGTTCGTCGCCGTCGACCGGGAGTGGCGAGTGACGTTCGTCAACGAACGGGTGAGCGAACTCCTGGGGCGGGACAACATGCCCGAGCGCGGGACGTCGCTGTGGGACGCCTACCCCGGGTTGGAGGACAGCCCGTTCGGCGAGGCGTACCACCGCGCGCTCGACACCGGCGAACAACAGACCGTGGAGGCGTACTACGATCACCTGGACGGGTGGTTCCGTGCGACCGTCTACCCGGACGACGACGGGCTGTCGATCTACTTCCAGGACGTGACACAGCGCCGACGACTGGAGGAGAACCTCCGCCGCGAGAACGAACTCCGAGAACGGGTGTTCGAGACGACGCCGACTGGGGTCGTCGTCCTCGACGCCGACGGCGTGTTCCGGCGAGCCAACGAGCGAGCGACGGAGCTCCTGGGACTGTCGCCGTTCGACCTCGGAACGGTCGCGTTCGACGACTCCCGGTGGGAGGCGTTCGACGGGGCGGGCGAGCCGTTGTCGGAGTACCCCGTCGAGCGCGTACTGGAGACGGGCGAGCCGGTCGAGGAGTTCGAACACGGCTTCACACGGCCGGACGGGGAGCGCCGGTGGCTGTCGGTCAGCGCCGCTCCGCTGCACGACAGCGACGGCAACGTCGACCGGATCGTCCTCGTCGTGGACGACCACACGGCAAAACGCCGGCTGGAGTCGCGGCTCCGCGACAACGAGGCGACGCTGCGCCGGGTGTACGAGGTCGCGGGCGACCCGGAACTGTCGTTCGAGGAGAAGCTCCAGGAGCTGCTCTCGGCCGCCAGCGAGCGGCTAGACGTCGAAATCGGCTTCCTCACCCGAATCGAGTCCGACACCCAGACGTTCGTGGAGACGGTCGGCGACTACGACCCGATCCAGCCGGGCGAGACGTGTCCGCTGTCGGAGGCGTACTGTCGCCGGACCGTCGAGTCCGACGGACTGCTCACCGTGCGCGACGCCGAGTCCCAGGGGTGGGCCGGGACACCGCCACACGACGTGTTCGGGCTGGGGTCGTACGTCGGCGGCAAGGTGATCGTCGACGGAGAGCTGTACGGCACGCTGTGTTTCGCCGACGAGACCCCCCGCGAGGAGGCCTTCTCCGACACGGAGGTGACGCTCGTCGAACTGCTGACACAGTGGGTGAGCTACGAGCTCGGTCGCCGCCGGAGCCGCGAACGGGTCGAACGCAAGAACGAACGGCTCGACGAGTTCGCCAGCGTCCTCAGTCACGACCTCCGGAACCCGTTGAACGTCGCCGCCGCCCGCGTCGAGATGGCGACGGAGACGGGCGACGCGGACCACCTCGCCGACGCGGCCGGCGCCTTGGACCGGATGGACGAGTTGATCGACGACGTGTTGTCGTTGGCCCGCCACGGCGAACGGGTGGTCGACGCGGAGCCGGTGGCGGTAGGGGACGCCGCAGAACGCGCCTGGGCGGGCGTCGGCGGTTCGGACGACCCGGACGCGACCCTCCGGCTCCGCGACCCGCCGACCGTCCGGGGCGACGAGAGCCGGATCGTCCAACTGTTCGAGAAGCTCCTGGGCAACGCCACCGACCACGCCGGGCCCACGCCGACCGTCACCGTCGGACGGCTCGACGACGACGACGGCTTCTACGTCGAAGACGACGGGCCGGGAGTTCCGACGGACCACCGCGACGACGTGTTCGACCGCGGGTTCTCGACGGACGACGACGGCACCGGCTTCGGGCTCGGGATCGTCGAGGAGATTGCCGACGCACACGACTGGACCGTGCGCGTCGCAGACGTCGACGACGGCGCCCGGTTCGAGGTGCTCGCGCCGGTCGTCGAGCCGTTCGACGGCTGA
- a CDS encoding class I SAM-dependent methyltransferase, protein MDHRDVRAAWDDVAAAYADARDPDGSDAALIDDLLAELPPDPLVVDAGCGDGARTLANLPPDAVGVDFSRAGLDLAAETVDSRLLQGDMLSLPVRTDAADAVTAYHAVFHVDRERHADVYTEFARVLRPGGLLLATLPGGRYETVRRGWMGGRMYFSTPGREETLSRLREAGFDEIRTETATDPLGSSTEFVFARRAP, encoded by the coding sequence GTGGACCACCGAGACGTGCGCGCGGCGTGGGACGACGTGGCGGCGGCGTACGCCGACGCCCGCGACCCGGACGGCTCCGACGCCGCACTGATCGACGATCTGCTCGCCGAACTCCCGCCGGACCCGCTCGTCGTCGACGCCGGCTGTGGCGACGGCGCCCGGACGCTGGCGAACCTCCCCCCGGACGCCGTCGGCGTCGACTTCTCGCGTGCCGGACTCGATCTGGCCGCCGAGACGGTCGACTCGCGACTCCTCCAGGGTGACATGCTGTCGCTCCCGGTCCGGACGGACGCCGCGGACGCCGTCACCGCCTACCACGCCGTCTTCCACGTCGACCGGGAGCGCCACGCGGACGTGTACACGGAGTTCGCCCGCGTGCTCCGGCCGGGTGGACTGTTGTTGGCGACGCTGCCGGGCGGTCGCTACGAGACCGTCCGCCGGGGGTGGATGGGCGGCCGGATGTACTTCTCGACGCCCGGCCGGGAGGAGACACTGTCGCGGCTCCGCGAGGCGGGGTTCGACGAGATCAGGACGGAGACGGCGACGGACCCGCTGGGCTCCAGCACGGAGTTCGTGTTCGCCCGACGGGCGCCCTGA
- a CDS encoding AAA family ATPase: protein MTDQTAGESGPERDAGGVGESAGTAALGGSPAVVVVCGPPGVGKTTVAGAAATRLDATVLRTDVVRKELFPEPTYADSETEAVYAELLERSRDHAAAGRSVVLDGTFRTRSRRGEAVAAARECGADARLLRVECAESVVRERIAAREGDASDADFEIHRRIRRQFESVDRPHDRIDNSGTTDETERQVAAALASRPSPPRPDDSSPPST from the coding sequence GTGACCGACCAGACGGCGGGCGAGAGCGGCCCCGAGAGGGACGCTGGGGGTGTCGGCGAGTCTGCCGGGACGGCAGCGTTGGGGGGGTCGCCGGCGGTGGTCGTGGTCTGCGGGCCGCCCGGTGTCGGGAAGACCACGGTCGCGGGTGCGGCGGCGACGCGGCTGGACGCGACCGTCCTGCGGACGGACGTGGTCCGGAAGGAGCTGTTCCCGGAGCCGACGTACGCCGACTCGGAGACGGAGGCCGTCTACGCCGAACTGTTGGAACGGAGCCGCGACCACGCCGCGGCCGGCCGCTCCGTCGTGTTGGACGGCACCTTCCGTACCCGGAGTCGACGGGGGGAGGCCGTCGCGGCGGCCCGAGAGTGTGGCGCGGACGCCCGGCTCCTGCGAGTCGAGTGTGCGGAGTCGGTGGTGCGCGAACGGATCGCCGCCCGCGAGGGTGACGCGAGCGACGCGGACTTCGAGATCCACCGCCGGATTCGGCGGCAGTTCGAGTCCGTCGACCGGCCACACGACCGGATCGACAACTCCGGAACGACCGACGAGACGGAGCGTCAGGTGGCGGCGGCGTTGGCCTCTCGCCCGTCGCCGCCCCGGCCGGACGACTCAAGCCCCCCGAGCACCTGA
- a CDS encoding response regulator gives MTAGDDSIRVLHVDDDEAFSELVADSLERRTEGVVVVETPSDAATALTHLDEGLSVDCLLSDYAMPGANGLEFLAGVRERRPRLPFVLYTSHTDEELVAEALAQGVSAHVRKGAGRAHYVKLANRIRRAVSEARAEATVDRLEHAMNAVREGVCVVGADGCVKYANRVYLDLFDYDREELLGERWERVAPADADTVVGDVLPFTPDNEEWCDDGVDSDERSASVSETPDGELVVTVREFETGKRA, from the coding sequence GTGACCGCTGGAGACGACTCGATTCGTGTCCTCCACGTCGACGACGACGAGGCGTTCAGCGAGCTCGTCGCCGACAGTCTCGAACGCCGCACCGAGGGGGTCGTCGTCGTGGAGACCCCGTCCGACGCGGCGACGGCACTGACGCACCTGGACGAGGGGTTGTCCGTGGACTGCCTGCTCAGCGACTACGCCATGCCCGGCGCAAACGGGCTGGAGTTCCTCGCGGGAGTCCGCGAGCGTCGCCCCCGGCTCCCGTTCGTCCTCTACACGAGCCACACGGACGAGGAGCTCGTCGCCGAGGCGCTCGCCCAGGGCGTCTCCGCCCACGTCCGCAAGGGTGCCGGCCGCGCACACTACGTCAAGCTCGCCAACCGCATCCGGCGGGCCGTCTCCGAGGCCCGCGCCGAGGCGACGGTCGACCGGCTCGAACACGCGATGAACGCCGTCCGCGAGGGGGTCTGTGTCGTCGGTGCCGACGGCTGCGTGAAGTACGCCAACCGCGTCTACCTCGACCTGTTCGACTACGATCGGGAGGAGCTGCTGGGCGAACGGTGGGAACGGGTGGCGCCCGCGGACGCCGACACCGTCGTCGGCGACGTGCTCCCGTTCACCCCGGACAACGAGGAGTGGTGCGACGACGGTGTCGACTCCGACGAGCGGTCCGCGAGCGTCTCCGAGACGCCCGACGGAGAACTCGTCGTGACCGTTCGGGAGTTCGAGACCGGGAAACGGGCGTAG
- the trmY gene encoding tRNA (pseudouridine(54)-N(1))-methyltransferase TrmY: MRQFLLRAHDAPAEPTFSLNDLPGDGGRMDLLCRAVGAGLFTSHGIRDARVHLVVGDVTVEFDGETARNLNPDARSTAARVRDALDSRADAIGHQPAEVSPGVKLYRTGLADTLDRLDGHLVQLHEDGSPLPEASPPADPIFVLSDHRDFTDEEATLLAERADDRLRVGPRAIHADHTVAVVHNWLDTDGYTAYGE; this comes from the coding sequence GTGCGACAGTTCCTGCTCCGTGCTCACGACGCCCCGGCGGAGCCGACGTTCTCGCTGAACGACCTCCCGGGCGACGGCGGCCGGATGGACCTCCTCTGCCGGGCGGTCGGCGCCGGCCTGTTCACCTCACACGGGATCCGCGACGCTCGGGTCCACCTCGTCGTCGGCGACGTGACGGTGGAGTTCGACGGCGAGACGGCCCGCAACCTCAACCCGGACGCCCGGTCGACGGCCGCCCGAGTGCGTGACGCGCTCGACAGCCGCGCGGACGCCATCGGCCACCAGCCTGCCGAAGTCAGCCCCGGGGTGAAGCTGTACCGGACGGGCTTGGCCGACACGCTGGACCGGCTCGACGGCCACCTCGTCCAGCTCCACGAGGACGGCAGCCCGCTCCCGGAGGCGTCGCCGCCGGCAGACCCGATCTTCGTGTTGTCGGACCACCGCGACTTCACGGACGAGGAGGCGACGCTGTTGGCCGAGCGGGCCGACGACCGCCTCCGTGTCGGTCCGCGGGCGATCCACGCCGACCACACCGTCGCCGTCGTCCACAACTGGCTCGACACGGACGGCTACACGGCGTACGGGGAGTGA
- a CDS encoding 30S ribosomal protein S24e produces the protein MEIAIVHEDENPMLHRTDVKFEVVHDDATPERLQVRDSLAATLDKAAEEVVVRELDTKFGMRKTVGHAKVYDSAADATDVEQEHMLERNSIGDADAEEA, from the coding sequence ATGGAGATCGCTATCGTCCACGAGGATGAGAACCCGATGTTGCACCGGACGGACGTGAAGTTCGAGGTCGTCCACGACGACGCCACCCCCGAACGACTTCAGGTCCGCGACTCGCTGGCGGCGACGCTGGACAAGGCTGCAGAGGAGGTCGTCGTCCGCGAGCTGGACACGAAGTTCGGCATGCGGAAGACGGTCGGCCACGCGAAGGTGTACGACTCCGCCGCCGACGCGACGGACGTCGAACAGGAGCACATGCTGGAGCGCAACAGCATCGGCGACGCGGACGCAGAAGAGGCGTAA
- a CDS encoding bifunctional N(6)-L-threonylcarbamoyladenine synthase/serine/threonine protein kinase: MRVLGIEGTAWMASAAVYDAATDAEPTEFHDRYEPDSGGIHPREAAEHMGSAIPSVVSQALTHARDTADGDPPVDAVAFSRGPGLGPCLRIVATAARALAGRLSVPLVGVNHMVAHLEIGRHRSGFDAPVCLNASGANAHLLGFQGDRYRVLGETLDTGVGNAIDKFTRHLDWSHPGGPKVERRAADGDYHELPYVVKGMDFSFAGITSAAKQAVDDGVPVADVCAGLQETVFGMLTEVSERALSLTGADELVLGGGVGQNERLRAMLGSMCAQRDADFFAPAPRYLRDNASMIAVLGARMAAAGDTVPVADSAVDPDFRPNQVPVTWREPTETVTRVGDPGETAVQGAEATVEVGETVRKRRVPRAYRHSALDERLRGDRTVSEARLLSAARRQGVPTPLVRDVDLETATLELSRVGDRDLADAVAAADDPTRLVAAVGGHLARLHAAGIVHGDPTTRNVRVADDGVTDPGPGETPETFLIDFGLGYYADHVEDLAVDLHVFEQSLSGTVRESAPLVDAVEEQYATVADRTTTTRETAGEQSVLERLRDVEGRGRYQ; this comes from the coding sequence ATGCGCGTTCTCGGGATCGAAGGAACGGCCTGGATGGCCAGTGCGGCCGTGTACGACGCGGCGACGGACGCGGAGCCGACGGAGTTTCACGACCGCTACGAACCCGACAGCGGTGGGATTCACCCCCGCGAGGCCGCAGAACACATGGGGTCGGCAATCCCCTCCGTCGTCTCGCAGGCGCTGACACACGCCCGCGACACCGCCGACGGCGACCCCCCGGTAGACGCAGTCGCCTTCTCCCGCGGCCCGGGGCTGGGTCCGTGTCTCCGGATCGTCGCGACCGCCGCGCGGGCGTTGGCCGGCCGGCTGTCCGTCCCGTTGGTCGGCGTCAACCACATGGTCGCGCACCTGGAGATCGGCCGCCACCGCTCCGGCTTCGACGCCCCGGTGTGTCTGAACGCCTCGGGTGCCAACGCTCACCTCCTGGGGTTCCAGGGGGACCGGTACCGCGTGCTCGGGGAGACGCTGGACACCGGCGTCGGCAACGCCATCGACAAGTTCACTAGACACTTGGACTGGAGTCACCCCGGCGGGCCGAAGGTCGAACGACGCGCCGCCGACGGCGACTACCACGAGCTCCCGTACGTCGTCAAGGGGATGGACTTCTCGTTCGCGGGGATCACCTCCGCCGCGAAGCAGGCCGTCGACGACGGCGTCCCCGTCGCCGACGTGTGTGCCGGGCTCCAGGAGACGGTGTTCGGGATGCTCACGGAGGTGAGCGAGCGAGCACTCTCCTTGACCGGCGCGGACGAACTCGTGCTCGGGGGCGGGGTCGGCCAGAACGAACGGCTCCGGGCGATGCTGGGGTCGATGTGTGCGCAACGCGACGCCGACTTCTTCGCGCCGGCGCCGCGGTACCTCCGAGACAACGCGAGCATGATCGCGGTGTTGGGCGCGCGGATGGCCGCCGCAGGTGACACGGTCCCCGTCGCAGACTCCGCCGTCGACCCGGACTTCCGGCCGAACCAGGTGCCCGTCACCTGGCGGGAGCCGACGGAGACCGTCACGCGCGTCGGCGACCCCGGGGAGACGGCCGTCCAGGGCGCGGAGGCGACCGTCGAGGTGGGGGAGACGGTCCGCAAGCGGCGCGTCCCACGGGCGTACCGACACTCGGCGTTGGACGAACGACTCCGGGGCGACCGGACGGTGTCGGAGGCGCGACTCCTGTCTGCGGCCCGCCGGCAGGGGGTGCCGACGCCGCTCGTCCGCGACGTGGACCTGGAGACGGCGACGCTGGAGCTGTCCCGCGTCGGCGACCGCGACCTCGCGGACGCGGTCGCGGCGGCCGACGACCCGACGCGACTCGTCGCGGCCGTCGGGGGCCACCTCGCCCGCCTCCACGCCGCCGGCATCGTCCACGGGGACCCGACGACCCGCAACGTCCGGGTGGCCGACGACGGCGTCACCGACCCCGGGCCCGGGGAGACCCCGGAGACGTTCCTGATCGACTTCGGGCTGGGCTACTACGCCGACCACGTCGAGGACCTGGCAGTCGATCTCCACGTGTTCGAGCAGTCGTTGTCCGGGACGGTCCGGGAGTCGGCGCCGCTCGTCGACGCCGTCGAGGAGCAGTACGCCACGGTCGCCGACCGGACGACGACGACCCGCGAGACCGCCGGCGAGCAGTCCGTGCTCGAACGCCTCCGCGACGTGGAGGGGCGCGGTCGGTACCAGTAG
- a CDS encoding metallophosphoesterase has product MRDAVFRDRAVYFARGDTLVLADLHVGRGEAADVEFPLGEATDLRERLSGLLAAFDPETVVVAGDVLHQFSRTSDAVARSLSDLREACLDAGARPVLVAGNHDAMLSSVWDGPTPDSHEIELSDESPDGPADDFLPETVPGPVVVRHGHETPPAAEADRAGLYVVGHDHPTVEIQGKRRPCYLFVPDAIQGTPALMLPAFNRIPAGVVVNGMSGADFQSPFVTAANPVHPVVWDSEADERLSFPRLGELRQLL; this is encoded by the coding sequence GTGCGAGACGCCGTCTTCCGCGACCGCGCCGTCTACTTCGCCCGGGGAGACACGCTCGTGCTCGCGGACCTCCACGTCGGCCGCGGGGAGGCCGCAGACGTGGAGTTCCCGTTGGGGGAGGCCACGGACCTCCGGGAGCGACTGTCGGGGCTGCTCGCGGCGTTCGACCCGGAGACGGTCGTCGTCGCCGGCGACGTGCTCCACCAGTTCTCGCGGACCTCCGACGCGGTCGCCCGCTCGCTGTCCGACCTCCGGGAGGCGTGTCTGGACGCCGGTGCCCGGCCGGTGCTCGTCGCCGGTAACCACGACGCGATGTTGTCGTCCGTCTGGGACGGCCCGACGCCGGACAGCCACGAGATCGAACTGTCCGACGAGTCGCCCGACGGCCCCGCCGACGACTTCCTCCCGGAGACCGTCCCGGGGCCCGTCGTCGTCCGCCACGGCCACGAGACGCCGCCGGCAGCCGAGGCCGACCGCGCGGGGCTGTACGTCGTCGGCCACGACCACCCGACGGTGGAGATCCAGGGCAAGCGCCGCCCGTGTTACCTGTTCGTCCCGGACGCGATCCAGGGGACGCCGGCGCTGATGCTGCCGGCGTTCAACCGCATCCCCGCCGGCGTCGTCGTCAACGGCATGAGCGGGGCCGACTTCCAGTCCCCGTTCGTGACGGCCGCGAACCCGGTCCACCCGGTCGTCTGGGACTCCGAGGCGGACGAACGGCTGTCGTTCCCACGACTGGGTGAACTGCGGCAGTTGTTGTGA